TTGTCTCCATCTACTATTTGGAAAACGCCCTAAGAAAAGCAATATCGTTGATGGGTACCCAATAAAAATAACGATTACGTTAATAATGGTATGATTTCGGAGTATATTTTCCAGAAACATTGTTTCTTTATACGTCCACAACCAAAAATTATAGAATAAAAAATTCTTTAATAGGTCACCGACCATAAAAAATAAGATGGTTGGATAATACTCACGCCATTTTTTCCAATTACCCCATTTTATTGCTGCAAATAAGAAAAGTGCGACATATATTAAGAGCATTTTTTCCACTCCAGGTTTTTATCTATAATTTCCCCCATTTTTGAAGTTCATACTTTTCTATATACAATTAATTATTTAGCGTTTCTGACAAAAGATCGATTGCCAACCTTCTTGTTCGTTCTCTTCAAAATAAAGAACCTTCCAATCTCCAAATTCTGCTAACAACTCATTTGACTTTAGTTTATATTGCTCGGAGACCCCTTGTTCCTCTATGTACGGTGATTGATAGTAGGTTTCCATAAAGAAATAACCCCCATCTTTTAAAACGTTCTTTACAATGGGAAACAGTGAGCGATCTAGGTAATAGGACATAACAATAAAGTCAAAGGGGTTATTCGGCCAATTTAATGCATCCAAATTTGTTAAATCTGTTACTCGAGGTTGCACACTGAGATTATCTTTGGCTGCCTGTTCTTGGACATAGTTGATTGCAACATCTGAAATATCAATTGCCTCGACTTGATTGTTCATTCCCGCAAGGAACAAACTGTTTCCACCAAGACCACAAGCTATATCCAAGGCCGTACCGCCTTCCTTAAAATAAGAGGCTAGCTTCTTTAATCTTGGGTTTGGTTGAGGTTCCTTTAGCTGAGTTAATCGATCCATATGTTTCAGATTCCATTTGTCTTTCGTGTTCATGCGAAAACCTCCTAAAAGTTTAATCCTGGGGCAACTCTTTTCCTATTTTACTAGATTTTATCATTATACTACTAGATTCTCCGCAAAATTCAAACTATTTTAATTTTAATAAATTAAAAGAGAGCCTTAAGAATAGACTCTCTTTTAACAACAATACACTACCATAAAAAATCTATGATATTAGATTGTATTAGATTCGTATCGATGTTACAGGTTTCTCCATCAATTCCATATTGCCAAATCGAGACTGGTACATTTTCAGGTGCGCCTGGCTGGAATTCTGGGGCTTTGGCCTGGGGAGTTACGCCAGGATCCGGGTTACTACTCCAGATGATCGTTTGGGATTGAACATTCTGATTGGATGCAATAGCTGCCTGATAGGCAGTGGTAAGTTCACTATCGTTGGTAAAAACCCCATAGATACCAGGCTCATAAGGCGAGCCAAGTAAGGTGTCGACCCAGCCTTGGATAAACGCTTCATCAACTGGGTAAGTCGGTTCAATATCTGCGAAAATCGCTTTCCCCTCCGGGATTCCTATCTGTTGTGCATAGGCTATCCCCGCTTGAGCTTCTTGAGCGCCATTTTCATAAGTTGTTGCATTTGTAAAGTGGTTGTAAATGGGGATAATTTTAATTCCCTGCTTATGAAGAAGCTCCACTTCTTCTGGTGTCAAACCAGTCGATACCCCTTCTTTGGTCTCCAAATATCTTCCAAAGACAGCAGGCTTCCCATAGTTATCCACAACACATTGTAAAAAAGCTTGATCTAGCTTACTAGCGGTATCGACTCCCCATAATATTTGAGGCGGCTCCTGTGGTGGCGGTGCAGGTTGAGGTTCTGGTTCTTGCTGTGGTTGAGGTTCAGGTTCTGGTTCTTGCTGTGGTTGTGGCTGTGGTTGTTTATCTGGCGCATCTCCTTCTTTACTGGTCTCTGTAACAGTTTTTGGTTCTTTCATGGGTTCTGTAGTTGTTGGCATGATATCTTGATGAAAAGAAACAAGGAGTATTGGGAGAACCAGTATAACACTTATCAAAATAACCCAAATCAATTTACCTGTTTTCATTTTTCTCCTCCATACTTCTGACTTCATAGTCAATTTATTCTGTCAGTCGTATAGAAGCGTGAGGATTTGTACCCCCTCCTTTTGAACGAAAAACACCTAACCTTGAGTGCTAAATGAGTTTTGTACCTCTGAATAGAAATAGTTTGATAATTCTTTTATTTTAATGAATAACTATTCATTTTGTGTTAAAATTTTTCAAAGGGAAGGTTATGGGGAGGTTTCATTTTATGTTGCTTAAGAAGAATTTCAGCCAGCAGATGATAAATGGGGTTCAAGCTGGAAACGGTACGGTTGCATTTCAAGGGGTAAAATTAAATGTTCATAGCTTCGCCGCAGACGGTGTTCTCATTGATACGGGTGCAGCTTCATTAGAAAAGGAGTTCCAACCATTTTTCAAACAACTAGATATTGACCAAGTGGTTATCACACATTTTCATGAAGATCATACAGGTTGTGCGGCTTATTTACAAAAAGAATTGCAGCTGCCAATTTATATGAATGATATGAAACTGGATTATTGTAAACAGAAGCCAGATTATCCATTGTATCGAAAGGTTTTCTGGGGGAAGCGCCATCCTTTTCATGCAAAGGCAATTGGAAAAACTTTTTCATCCCGCAATGCCATATGGGACGTAATTGATACACCTGGTCATGCGATTGATCATTTGGCTTTTTTAAATCGGGAAACTGGCCAGCTATTCACTGGGGATTTGTATTGCCAGGAAAAGACAAAGGTTATTTTACGTGAAGAAAGCATTCCAACCATTATTGACTCCTTACAGAGAGTATTAACTTATGATTTTGGGGAGGTATTTTGCTGCCATGCAGGCTTTTTAAAGGATGGGCGTGCTGCTTTACAGAGAAAGCTAGATTACTTGTTGGAACTCCAAGGAAAAATTATAATGCTCCACAAAGATGGATTGTCACCTAATCAAATTAGCAAAACCCTTTTTCCAAAAAAATATCCCATCACCTTTCTTTCTAGAGGCGAATGGGAATCTATGCATATAATAAACTCGATTATTCAAGAACAAAAGTTTATTGAGCATTGAAAATACAAGCCGAAATCCATATGTGGTTTCGGCTGAAACAATCGTATGTAAAAAATTCGATTGTCTGCTTACTCTACATTTTATTTCGATTGTAAAAAGAAGTAGCCCATTAGGATTCATAAGAGCCAAAATGGCATAAGGAAAAACAGTCAGACCCCTTTTTTCCTCTTATTCGAATTCATTTGGCAGGACTTCCAAGGAAAACTCCCACGTTTTTCCGTTATCGTTTGAAATAAATTTCCCCTTTATTTTCCCACCTTCATAGTCCCCATTAGGCCCTTGATTGATATTAACGGCCAAATGGTCTTCTTCTTTAAAAGGGACTTCAGCCATCACAAAGATTTCATGATACTTTTCTGGAATCGTAATATTTGCTTTACTCCATGAATTCCCACTATCTTGTGTGATGTAAAGATCTGGTTCAACAGGATTAAGGATTCCGAATGAAAGGAAGCCTGTGTTTTCGCCAACAAAGCCTCCATCATAAATTAATCTAGTGACATTTGAATGGGTTGTCTCTTTCCAATGCTTACCGCCATCATTCGTGATATATACGGTCGTCCATTCTTGTGACATCGTTCGATCACCTGAGATGATGACATAACCAAACTTTTCATTTAAAAATTCAACCTTTCGGAAACGGATTGGAGGATATTGAGCCGTCACAACACTATCTTCCCATGTTTCTCCATGGTTTAGAGAATATTTCAATTTGACGCTGTTGCCTTCTGAATATAAAAAGGCAGCACGATTTTTCGTAAGGATATAGCTATTTCCAATTAGTTCTTGCTCGTTCCCATTATATTCTCCTGCAAATAATTTCTCTTTTTCAACGGGGACTAAGATCCAATCTCTTCCTTTATTCAAGGTGATTTGTAATTGATCGTTTTGTAGCGAGTATCCGATTGAGTCGTCTTCATAAATTGGCAGTAATGGGCTTGTTTGAAGCGGTTCTGATTCTTTCGCTTCATGCTCTTCAATTGGTTGATTCATTCCTGGCGTAGTTAATTCTGGGTGCATTTCGAAAAAGAATGTAGCAACGGTTATACAAATCATTATAAAAATTGTAACGATAATAATATTTTTCACTTTTGAAAGACTCCTTACAATCATGCTACTTTCTCTTACAATTCTACTAGACTTGACAAAATAATCCATTAAAAAACCAGGAACATCCTTAATTAGGATAGTTCCTGGCTCTGGTTGGTTTTTATTATTCAAGTTAACATAATATTATTATATTTACTCTACTAACTATGCTAACACCTTACATATTTTCGTTTGAAACCAAGCTTCCCTCTATCTAATTCCTTTTGAATATTTTCTGAAGCTAGCAGGATGCTGGGTTTTTTCTTACCCCTCTTCATCTCAACTGGGCCAATTGACTTTGCGGTTTCAATTGCCTTTTCATGTAGTGGCAGAAAGGAAATTGCGACTGTGTAAATAAAATTATTCATAGCAGATTTCGTTCGATCAGGAGAATCGTGAATCGTTTTTTCCACCTGGTCAAGCATACCGGCAAGCTTGCTTGAGCTAAATTCACTATCCGGGCGATTACCCAAAAGCCAGCAGTAACAGCTCCAGCCTGCCGACATTCTAAGTTCTTCACCGCTTGCGATCCATTTATCGGCAATAACTTGTGCAATATCAGCTTCTGCCAAAGTGACTGCGACTACATAATCTGACAGCATATAAAAATACGCTCCATCCATCCAACGATCAAAATCAGCCTCCGTCATTGCCATTGGGTCCGCAATGATGCCGGCAAAATACATGGCATCGTAGTTCCTAGTGGCGTAAAGCTGCTCGGCCAATGGCTGATTTATCTTAATTTTTTTTGCAATCGGCTTCATTTTACCTGTAGCTACACCAAAAAGCGGTTCCTGTGCACCATTTCCTATGTACATCTTTTTCAATCTTTCATTGCTGAGAGCTTCCAGTTCCTGCATTACCGTTTCAAAATCCATTGTGTTGCACTCCCTCCTTTTCATCATCTATTTAATGATGTAAAATATAAAAAAATGTCAAGTTTACATAATATTATTATGTATTGCATCATTATTTATATAAACACTTCGTCACGCTATAATTTTGCCTGAACCGATTGTAACTTACGCTCCATTGTATTTTCTTTGTCGCGCCGATCATCAATTCGAACATTCGTACATACTCTTTGCAAACCTTTCTGAAACGGTACTTCATGCAGTTCTTGAACAATCTCAAGCAATAATTTTAAATCACCTTCAATAAGCGTACTCATTGGAGTTAACTGATACTTCACACTTCCTTCATACTGTTGAAGCACTTTTTGAATTTCAGCTACATACTCACTAACACTAGGTGTGCCTGTCCCAACTGGAATAACTGTAATATCGACTATCGCCATTTTACTACCTCCTGCTATTCTTATACTTCATTAGGATATCATGAAATTAGGGTAAAAAAAATCTAATATAAGGATCGATTATGTCAGAAGGAGATTAGGACGTACTTACACTTTTTTTACTTATCAAAGTTAATATTTAAACCATATCATAGGTAGTGGAAGTGAAAAGGAGTTTTTTCTCCAACATTCTTCCTTTTTATATGAAAGGTAAAGGACAAGGTGAGTGAATAAGTTGAAAAATAGAATTAAATTATTTGGTTTTCTATTTCGTCCAAAAAAAGAAACAAGTCTTCTAACGAAAATGATAAAAGTTTACAGTGGAGAAAGGACAATCAACATCACCGTTCAAGTTGCAGATACTCCAAAAATAAGAGACAAGGGCTTAATGTTTGTAGAAAAGTTACCCGAAAACGAGGGGATGCTATTTGTGTTTTCAGGTGAAACATATGGCGGTTTCTGGATGAAAAATACCTTAATTCCTTTATCAATTGCATTTCTTGATGCAGATGGGAAAATTCTAAAAATACTAGATATGGTGCCATGTAAAGAGGATATATGTCCTACCTATGATCCAGAAATTTATTATCATTATGCTCTCGAAGTGAATCTTGGATGGTTTGAAAATAATCAAATCAAAGAAGGTGATTTTGTAAAGTTTGATAATAATCATTTCATCTAAAAGCATCTTAGATGTGAGATGAACAGAAAAAGCTGCCTAATTGGCAGCTTTTTTGCAAAAAGACTTAAGTAAGTTCACTTTCTAAAAATTCCCCGCATTTTTCATCATTTGATTTTCGCTCATTGTCCTTATTTTCTTGATATCAAGACGGATGAGGATTGAAACGGTTAGAGCGACAATAAAGATTCCTGAAAAAATGACTAATGTCCCTTGATAGCTTCCGGTTGTTTCCCTGACCCATGATACAAAAATGGGTCCTGCTAGACCGGCTGCTGCCCATGCAGTCAAAATATATCCATGAATAGCCCCAAGCTGCTTCGTTCCAAACAAATCACCGATATAGGCAGGTATGGAAGAAAAGCCTCCTCCATAACAAGTCATGATCATATAAACGATTATAGAAAATAGAATAGCTACTGTTATATTTGGAAGCATAAAAAAAGCAACAATTTGAAAAGCAAAGAATAGTGTGTAGACATTTGGTCTTCCGATGTAATCAGAGATGGTAGCCCAGACAATCCTTCCACCTCCGTTAAATAACCCCATGATTCCAACCATTGTTGCTGCCCCAGTTGCTGACATTCCTACTAACTCTTGCGCCATCGGCGATGCAACAGAAAGAATCGCAATTCCACAGGTAACATTGATAAATAACATCAACCACAAAGCCCAAAACTGTCTTGTTCTGACTGCTTCATTGGCAGTTAACTGACGCAAATCCTGTTTTATTTTCATACCGCCTGATTTATGGCCTGCTGCCTCGGTACCCTTCGGTACCCAGCCCGCTTTCGGCGGAGCAAGATATTGAGCAGAACAAAATATGATAATGAAGTAGGCCGCTCCTAATAGATAAAAGGTATTCGAAATTCCATAATTCACGATTAAATAATTCATAATCGGACTGCTGATTAAGGAAGCAAATCCAAATCCCATAATCGCTAGTCCAGTAGCAAGTCCTCTTCTGTCAGGGAACCACTTTACCAGTGTAGAAACCGGTGTAATATATCCAACTCCCAACCCAATTCCAGCGATCATTCCATAAAATAAATAGAGTAATAGCAATGATTCTACTTGAATGGCAAAACCTGCCCCTGCAACTCCAACTCCAAAAAACAAAGCACTTAGTGTTCCAGCTGCTCTCGGACCAAACTTCTCTACAAAATGCCCTAAGAAGGCTGCTGATAACCCTAAGAATAGAATGGCCAAGCTAAACGTAAAGGAAATTTGCTTTAATCCCCAGCCCATTTCTTGTTGAAGTGGTTTTGTGAAAACACTCCAAGCGTAAACTGATCCAATCGAAATATGTATTCCAACCGCTGACAAAGCGATTAACCAACGATTTTTTGTATGCATACATCCATCCCTCTTTCCACATAATATGGTCTTGTTGATTCCAAAGAGTTAATCCTCATACGTTACCATCATTTTAGAAGCTGCTAATTCCGCTCGTTCTCTAGCCTCATTTACAGATTCCCCGTTACTTAACACTACCGCCATTCGTCGTCCCACTTTTGTTTCTGGTTTTCCAAATACTCTAACCTGTGTTTGAGGGACGAATAAACTTTCAGCTACACCAGATATTTGGTAGGTCATACTTTCTTTTGTAGCCTTAATCGTATGACTTGCACCTGGTTTCAATAGCTGAACATCCGGAATCGGATAGCCTAAAATGGCCCTTACATGTAAGGCAAATTCGGATAAATCTTGGGTAACCATGGTAACCATCCCCGTATCATGTGGTCGTGGTGACACTTCACTAAAATAGACACCATGTGAAGAAAGGAATAATTCCACTCCAAAAACTCCGTATCCACCAAGTGCATCGGTGATTTTTTTGGCAATATTCTGCGCCTCTAAAATTTGTTCCTCCGACATATCGTGCGGCTGCCAGGATTCAATATAGTCACCATCTTTTTGCAAATGCCCAATAGGAGCACAAAAAGTTGTTCCGGAAGCGGAGCGGACGGTTAAAAGAGTGACTTCAGAATCAAAATGGATAAATTCCTCCACGATCATTCGGGATTTTTTACCTCTTCCACCTGCCATAGCCTCATTCCATGAACATTCTATATCCTCTATTGAACGGCAAACCGTTTGCCCTTTTCCAGAAGAACTCATGATGGGTTTGATGACGCAAGGTGTGCCGATTTTCAGTACAGCATTCCGTAGTTCGTAAAGTGTGTCCGCAAAAGCGTACTTCGCTGTTGGAATCCCTAGTTCTTCGCTTGCCAATCGGCGAATTCCTTCCCTATCCATGGTCAGGTTCACAGCTTTAGCGGTCGGTACGATACGGAAACCTTCGTTTTCAAGGTCCACCAATGTTTCGGTAGCAATCGCCTCGATTTCGGGAACCACCAAATCTGGTTTCTCTTTTTCTATCACTCTACGAAGTGCTTCTCCATCAAGCATGTCCACAACATAAGAACGATGGGCCACCTGCATCGCCGGAGCATTTTCATAACGGTCAACCGCAATCGTCTCCAGCCCAAGACGCTGAGCCTCAATGATTGTCTCTTTTCCAAGTTCACCTGATCCAAGTAACATTACCTTTTTCGTCTGGGTACCAAACACCTAACACAACCCCTATCGTTTGTCTTTTGATTATAATATCCTATATTATTAACAATGACAAGTAGAAATTTTCACCAAAACACGAACGATAATAATTAAAACCCAACTAATCATTCGTATTTATTAATGAAAGCGATATCGTAATGGTTGTTCGTTGACAGATTCGCTGAACTCGTGCAACTTTATTGAAATTTAAAATTAATGGTCCAAATCTTATTAAACACCTGGAGAAACCTCTTTAATGGGACGAATCTCTTATTCCTCCATTAAGCATAAAAGGTGACAGGCACCATCCATTTTTCTGGATGATGTCTGTCACCTTAATAGTTGT
This Neobacillus sp. YX16 DNA region includes the following protein-coding sequences:
- a CDS encoding CBO0543 family protein; the encoded protein is MLLIYVALFLFAAIKWGNWKKWREYYPTILFFMVGDLLKNFLFYNFWLWTYKETMFLENILRNHTIINVIVIFIGYPSTILLFLGRFPNSRWRQGMWVSFWVFLYSILEYINLHYLYLIRHHNGWSMTWSVVFNIVMFPMLIIHHKKTTISLGIIGYLDSIFVEDVSYPP
- a CDS encoding class I SAM-dependent methyltransferase, producing the protein MNTKDKWNLKHMDRLTQLKEPQPNPRLKKLASYFKEGGTALDIACGLGGNSLFLAGMNNQVEAIDISDVAINYVQEQAAKDNLSVQPRVTDLTNLDALNWPNNPFDFIVMSYYLDRSLFPIVKNVLKDGGYFFMETYYQSPYIEEQGVSEQYKLKSNELLAEFGDWKVLYFEENEQEGWQSIFCQKR
- a CDS encoding glycoside hydrolase domain-containing protein, whose translation is MKTGKLIWVILISVILVLPILLVSFHQDIMPTTTEPMKEPKTVTETSKEGDAPDKQPQPQPQQEPEPEPQPQQEPEPQPAPPPQEPPQILWGVDTASKLDQAFLQCVVDNYGKPAVFGRYLETKEGVSTGLTPEEVELLHKQGIKIIPIYNHFTNATTYENGAQEAQAGIAYAQQIGIPEGKAIFADIEPTYPVDEAFIQGWVDTLLGSPYEPGIYGVFTNDSELTTAYQAAIASNQNVQSQTIIWSSNPDPGVTPQAKAPEFQPGAPENVPVSIWQYGIDGETCNIDTNLIQSNIIDFLW
- a CDS encoding MBL fold metallo-hydrolase, giving the protein MLLKKNFSQQMINGVQAGNGTVAFQGVKLNVHSFAADGVLIDTGAASLEKEFQPFFKQLDIDQVVITHFHEDHTGCAAYLQKELQLPIYMNDMKLDYCKQKPDYPLYRKVFWGKRHPFHAKAIGKTFSSRNAIWDVIDTPGHAIDHLAFLNRETGQLFTGDLYCQEKTKVILREESIPTIIDSLQRVLTYDFGEVFCCHAGFLKDGRAALQRKLDYLLELQGKIIMLHKDGLSPNQISKTLFPKKYPITFLSRGEWESMHIINSIIQEQKFIEH
- a CDS encoding oxidoreductase gives rise to the protein MKNIIIVTIFIMICITVATFFFEMHPELTTPGMNQPIEEHEAKESEPLQTSPLLPIYEDDSIGYSLQNDQLQITLNKGRDWILVPVEKEKLFAGEYNGNEQELIGNSYILTKNRAAFLYSEGNSVKLKYSLNHGETWEDSVVTAQYPPIRFRKVEFLNEKFGYVIISGDRTMSQEWTTVYITNDGGKHWKETTHSNVTRLIYDGGFVGENTGFLSFGILNPVEPDLYITQDSGNSWSKANITIPEKYHEIFVMAEVPFKEEDHLAVNINQGPNGDYEGGKIKGKFISNDNGKTWEFSLEVLPNEFE
- a CDS encoding DNA alkylation repair protein; translated protein: MDFETVMQELEALSNERLKKMYIGNGAQEPLFGVATGKMKPIAKKIKINQPLAEQLYATRNYDAMYFAGIIADPMAMTEADFDRWMDGAYFYMLSDYVVAVTLAEADIAQVIADKWIASGEELRMSAGWSCYCWLLGNRPDSEFSSSKLAGMLDQVEKTIHDSPDRTKSAMNNFIYTVAISFLPLHEKAIETAKSIGPVEMKRGKKKPSILLASENIQKELDRGKLGFKRKYVRC
- a CDS encoding MTH1187 family thiamine-binding protein is translated as MAIVDITVIPVGTGTPSVSEYVAEIQKVLQQYEGSVKYQLTPMSTLIEGDLKLLLEIVQELHEVPFQKGLQRVCTNVRIDDRRDKENTMERKLQSVQAKL
- a CDS encoding DUF192 domain-containing protein; this translates as MKNRIKLFGFLFRPKKETSLLTKMIKVYSGERTINITVQVADTPKIRDKGLMFVEKLPENEGMLFVFSGETYGGFWMKNTLIPLSIAFLDADGKILKILDMVPCKEDICPTYDPEIYYHYALEVNLGWFENNQIKEGDFVKFDNNHFI
- a CDS encoding OFA family MFS transporter produces the protein MHTKNRWLIALSAVGIHISIGSVYAWSVFTKPLQQEMGWGLKQISFTFSLAILFLGLSAAFLGHFVEKFGPRAAGTLSALFFGVGVAGAGFAIQVESLLLLYLFYGMIAGIGLGVGYITPVSTLVKWFPDRRGLATGLAIMGFGFASLISSPIMNYLIVNYGISNTFYLLGAAYFIIIFCSAQYLAPPKAGWVPKGTEAAGHKSGGMKIKQDLRQLTANEAVRTRQFWALWLMLFINVTCGIAILSVASPMAQELVGMSATGAATMVGIMGLFNGGGRIVWATISDYIGRPNVYTLFFAFQIVAFFMLPNITVAILFSIIVYMIMTCYGGGFSSIPAYIGDLFGTKQLGAIHGYILTAWAAAGLAGPIFVSWVRETTGSYQGTLVIFSGIFIVALTVSILIRLDIKKIRTMSENQMMKNAGNF
- the purT gene encoding formate-dependent phosphoribosylglycinamide formyltransferase — its product is MFGTQTKKVMLLGSGELGKETIIEAQRLGLETIAVDRYENAPAMQVAHRSYVVDMLDGEALRRVIEKEKPDLVVPEIEAIATETLVDLENEGFRIVPTAKAVNLTMDREGIRRLASEELGIPTAKYAFADTLYELRNAVLKIGTPCVIKPIMSSSGKGQTVCRSIEDIECSWNEAMAGGRGKKSRMIVEEFIHFDSEVTLLTVRSASGTTFCAPIGHLQKDGDYIESWQPHDMSEEQILEAQNIAKKITDALGGYGVFGVELFLSSHGVYFSEVSPRPHDTGMVTMVTQDLSEFALHVRAILGYPIPDVQLLKPGASHTIKATKESMTYQISGVAESLFVPQTQVRVFGKPETKVGRRMAVVLSNGESVNEARERAELAASKMMVTYED